Part of the Undibacter mobilis genome is shown below.
GTTGCGGCGTTCGACATCGATGACCGCAGTGTGCCGCTTGGCGCGATAGCCGACAATCCCCGGCCGGCCCGCGCCGGCAATGGTACCGGACAGGTCGACACTCACCGCGATGCCGTCGGACAGATCGGCGCCCTCACAGTCGACGAGACGTTCCTCGTCGTGCAGGGCGCGCAGCGCCGTGGCGTCGAGCTGCGCACGGCCGTGGCGAAAGCGGATCTGCGACAGCCGGGTGCCTTCACGCACCAGCACCGGAAAAGTCCGTGGTGAAATTTCGGCGTAAAGCGGGCCGGTGTAGCCGGCCTCGATGCGATCGAAGCCGCGCATCTCGTCAGCGATGACGCGGGTAAACACGTCGAGGCGGCCGGTCGAGCTTTTGGGATTGGCGGCCGCGGCAATGTCGGCCGGCAGCGCCAGGCTCTCGAGCAGTGGCACGATATAGACGCAGCCGGTCTCCAGCACCGCCCCCTCTTTGAGAGAGAATTGATGCAGCGTCAGTTCCTCGATACGGCGCGACACCTTGGCGGTGCCCGGCAGGAACGAGGCGCGCACGCGATAGGCCACCGCGCCGAGGCGCAAATCGAGGCTCGCCGGCTGGATCTGGTCGGACGCGAACTCCTTCTCGCGCCGGATCGCACCGTCGGCGGCGAGTTGCTCGATCATGGTATCGGGCAGGATGCCCTTGGCATCTTTGGCGAAAGTCAGCGGCACGGCCCCAACCTCTCTGGTGGGGCCGATCTAACCCAACCGGCCGCTTGACGGGAAGCCGCGGGGCCCGCTAAAAAGCCCCTTATCCCGTGGTCATTTGAGCCGGCCGGCTTGCAGCCACGTAAAATAAATCGCTAAAAGGCCGTGGACATGCTGCCCCCGGGTTTCACCAACCCTCAGGACATATGGGCCCGGCCGAGGTAACCCCTCCGGCCGGTTTTTTTGTTGGCCGAACGCCTGTCGCGTCCGGTCGGAGGAGCCCACGATGTCGGCGTCGAACGACCCAAAGAATTACCGCCCCGAAACCCGGCTGGTCCACGCCGGCACGCTCCGCTCGCAATTCAACGAGATGTCGGAGGCGATCTATCTGACGCAGGGCTATCGGTACGAAAGCGCGGAAGACTGCGAAGCCCGCTTTTCCGGCAAGATTCCCGGCTATGTCTATTCGCGCTACTCGAACCCGACCATGGACATGTTCGAGAAGCGCATGGCTGCGCTTGAGGGCGCCGAGGCCGCGCGCGCCACCGTCAGCGGCATGGCCGCGGTCACCAATGCGCTGATGGGCCTCGTCCGCGCCGGCGATCACATCGTCGCCGCCAAGGCGCTGTTCGGCTCGTGTCGCTGGGTGATCGAGGACTGGCTGTCGCGCTTCGGCGTCACGTTTACGTTGGTCGACGGCGTCGATCTTGATGCCTGGCGCAAGGCGGTGCGCAAGGAGACCAAAGTTCTGTTCATGGAGACGCCGACCAATCCGACGCTCGAGGTCTACGACATCGCTGCGATTGCGGAGATCGCGCATGGTGTTGGCGCCAAACTCGTCGTCGACAACGTGTTCGCTACGCCGCTGTACCAGAGCCCGTTGCAGTTAGGCGCCGATGTCGTGGTTTATTCCGCGACCAAACACATCGACGGTCAGGGCCGCGTGCTCGGCGGCGTCATCCTCGCCAGCGAGAAGATTATCGGCGACCACTATCACAATCTGCTACGCCAGACCGGCCCGACCTTGCCGCCGTTCAACGCCTGGGTGCTGCTCAAGGGCCTTGAGACTCTCGCCGTCCGCGTCGAGCGGCAGACTGCCACTGCGGCCGCGATCGCCGACCGGCTCGCCGGCCACGACAAGCTGACGCGGATGATCTATCCCGGCCGCGCCGACCATCCGCAG
Proteins encoded:
- a CDS encoding 2'-deoxycytidine 5'-triphosphate deaminase; its protein translation is MPLTFAKDAKGILPDTMIEQLAADGAIRREKEFASDQIQPASLDLRLGAVAYRVRASFLPGTAKVSRRIEELTLHQFSLKEGAVLETGCVYIVPLLESLALPADIAAAANPKSSTGRLDVFTRVIADEMRGFDRIEAGYTGPLYAEISPRTFPVLVREGTRLSQIRFRHGRAQLDATALRALHDEERLVDCEGADLSDGIAVSVDLSGTIAGAGRPGIVGYRAKRHTAVIDVERRNGYDVADFWEPINARPDQRLILDPDEFYILASKEAVQVPPGYAAEMVPFDPLVGEFRVHYAGFFDPGFGYAGAGGKGSRAVLEVRSREVPFILEHGQIVGRLVYEKMLGMPKTLYGQGIGSNYQAQSLKLSKHFKV
- a CDS encoding O-succinylhomoserine sulfhydrylase, whose amino-acid sequence is MSASNDPKNYRPETRLVHAGTLRSQFNEMSEAIYLTQGYRYESAEDCEARFSGKIPGYVYSRYSNPTMDMFEKRMAALEGAEAARATVSGMAAVTNALMGLVRAGDHIVAAKALFGSCRWVIEDWLSRFGVTFTLVDGVDLDAWRKAVRKETKVLFMETPTNPTLEVYDIAAIAEIAHGVGAKLVVDNVFATPLYQSPLQLGADVVVYSATKHIDGQGRVLGGVILASEKIIGDHYHNLLRQTGPTLPPFNAWVLLKGLETLAVRVERQTATAAAIADRLAGHDKLTRMIYPGRADHPQADIVKKQMKAGSTLIAFEIKGGKEGAFRFLNALKLILITNNLGDAKSLITHPTTTTHQRLTPEQRAELGIGDGLVRLSCGLEHPDDIAEDLLAALEKV